A single window of Syntrophotalea acetylenica DNA harbors:
- a CDS encoding thiazole synthase, giving the protein MDELVIAGRRFRSRLLAGTGKFASNALMAQALDASGAQIVTVALRRVDIDRPDDDLLAHIDRDRYLLLPNTSGARDAEEAVRLARLARAAGCEPWVKLEVTPDPYYLLPDPIETLKAAEILVKEGFVVLPYINADPVLAKRLQEIGTATVMPLGAPIGTNKGVRTRDSIAIIIEQAIVPVVVDAGLGAPSHAAEAMEMGADAVLVNTALAVTPDPAGMAHAFRLGVEAGRRAYLAGLPAQRQMAEASSPLTGFLRDER; this is encoded by the coding sequence CCGTTCCAGGCTGCTGGCCGGAACCGGCAAATTCGCCTCCAACGCCCTGATGGCCCAGGCGCTTGACGCCTCCGGGGCGCAGATCGTCACCGTCGCGTTGCGCCGGGTCGATATCGACCGGCCCGACGACGATCTGCTGGCGCATATCGACCGCGACCGCTACCTGCTGCTGCCCAACACCAGCGGCGCCCGCGACGCCGAGGAGGCGGTGCGCCTGGCGCGTCTGGCCCGCGCCGCCGGCTGCGAGCCGTGGGTCAAGCTGGAAGTGACCCCCGACCCCTACTACCTGCTGCCCGACCCCATCGAAACGCTCAAGGCCGCCGAGATCCTGGTCAAGGAAGGCTTCGTGGTGCTGCCGTATATCAATGCCGACCCGGTGCTGGCCAAACGCCTGCAGGAGATCGGCACCGCCACGGTGATGCCGCTGGGGGCGCCGATCGGCACCAACAAGGGGGTGCGTACCCGCGACAGTATCGCCATCATCATCGAACAGGCCATCGTGCCGGTGGTGGTGGACGCCGGGCTGGGGGCACCGTCCCACGCCGCGGAAGCCATGGAGATGGGAGCGGACGCGGTGCTGGTGAACACCGCCCTGGCGGTGACACCGGACCCGGCGGGGATGGCGCACGCCTTCCGTCTGGGGGTCGAGGCCGGCCGCCGCGCCTACCTGGCGGGACTGCCGGCGCAGCGGCAAATGGCGGAAGCCTCCAGTCCGCTGACCGGTTTTCTGAGGGACGAGCGATGA
- a CDS encoding rhomboid family intramembrane serine protease: MFLPFGDTPNPRVTAYANWLLIGLNIAVFIGISLPLTLSRADPSDPLLLEYLRSHGVRGLVSARELLQQISSYDLFVFRYGFRPAEPSLTSLFSCMFLHGGWMHLAGNMLFLYIFGNNVEARLGAVGYLLVYLTSGVAATLFFALFVPGSQVPLVGASGAISGVLGCYFLWFPRNQVKTFIFLFPFLMTTVLLPARLVLGVYLVIDNLLPFLANGGASGGVAHGAHIGGFLGGLGLAYGVEHWGLVRHRRR; encoded by the coding sequence ATGTTCCTGCCCTTTGGTGATACCCCCAACCCGCGTGTCACGGCCTATGCCAACTGGCTGCTGATTGGACTCAACATTGCCGTGTTTATCGGTATCAGCCTGCCTCTGACCCTGTCGCGCGCCGACCCTTCCGATCCGTTGCTGCTGGAGTATCTGCGCAGTCACGGGGTGCGGGGATTAGTCTCTGCCCGGGAGCTTCTGCAGCAGATCAGCAGCTACGACCTGTTTGTTTTCCGCTACGGTTTCCGTCCCGCGGAACCTTCCCTTACCAGCCTGTTTTCCTGCATGTTCCTGCATGGCGGATGGATGCATCTGGCCGGCAATATGCTGTTTTTGTATATTTTTGGCAACAACGTCGAAGCACGCCTCGGCGCTGTTGGATATCTTCTGGTCTACCTGACGAGCGGCGTGGCGGCGACATTGTTTTTTGCCCTGTTCGTACCGGGATCCCAGGTGCCCCTGGTGGGGGCTTCCGGGGCGATATCCGGAGTTCTGGGGTGCTATTTTTTGTGGTTTCCCCGCAATCAGGTCAAGACTTTCATTTTTCTTTTCCCGTTTTTGATGACCACGGTGCTGCTGCCGGCCCGACTGGTGCTTGGCGTGTATCTGGTTATCGATAATCTGCTGCCGTTCCTGGCCAATGGCGGAGCCTCCGGCGGCGTTGCCCATGGCGCGCATATCGGCGGGTTTCTGGGAGGACTGGGGCTGGCTTACGGAGTGGAACACTGGGGCCTGGTGCGGCACCGCCGGCGCTGA
- the nfi gene encoding deoxyribonuclease V (cleaves DNA at apurinic or apyrimidinic sites), with protein sequence MEFAELHGWCMTPRQAIALQKALAHRVCTESRLPQNLRHVAGVDVSFRRGDSLFHAAVVVVDLADMACVEAVCAAIEIRFPYVPGLLSFRELPVVLEAFRKLRSTPDAVLVDGQGIAHPRRLGLASHLGLWLGLPTVGCAKSRLCGEHPPPGRRRGERVPLVLDGTVVGTVLTTRDGIRPLYVSPGHMMDVPGAAELVLACTGRYRLPEPIRRAHQCANEARQRARSDINSPFH encoded by the coding sequence ATGGAGTTTGCCGAGCTTCACGGTTGGTGCATGACACCCCGGCAGGCGATCGCATTGCAAAAGGCCCTGGCGCATCGTGTTTGCACGGAAAGCCGGCTGCCCCAGAACCTGCGCCATGTGGCCGGTGTCGATGTCTCCTTCCGGCGTGGCGACTCGCTGTTTCATGCCGCAGTGGTGGTCGTGGATTTAGCCGACATGGCGTGCGTCGAGGCGGTCTGTGCCGCCATCGAGATTCGCTTCCCCTATGTGCCCGGGTTGTTGTCCTTCCGTGAGTTGCCGGTGGTGCTTGAGGCTTTCCGGAAATTGCGGAGTACACCGGATGCGGTGCTGGTGGACGGCCAGGGTATTGCGCATCCCCGTCGCCTGGGCCTGGCGAGCCATCTCGGATTGTGGCTTGGCCTGCCTACCGTCGGTTGTGCCAAAAGCCGACTGTGCGGGGAACACCCGCCGCCGGGCCGCAGACGTGGCGAGCGGGTGCCGCTGGTTTTGGACGGCACCGTTGTCGGCACGGTTCTTACCACCCGTGATGGCATCAGGCCACTGTATGTTTCTCCGGGGCATATGATGGACGTGCCCGGCGCTGCGGAGCTGGTGCTGGCCTGCACCGGGCGTTATCGTCTGCCGGAGCCGATTCGCCGGGCGCATCAGTGCGCCAACGAGGCGCGGCAACGCGCCCGGAGTGACATCAACTCACCGTTTCACTGA
- a CDS encoding fumarylacetoacetate hydrolase family protein, with protein sequence MHTVRLLDDTLFQVGKILCVARNYRSHADELGNEPPNEPVFFLKPSSSIIGPRENAVIPPYSRLCHHEIELAVLIGKWGRNIPEAEAMNHVAGYGVAIDLTLRDVQQRLKAQGLPWDQAKGFDTSCPLSDFVPAGQVPDPHALRLTLSVNGETRQDGNTAEMIFKIPALISAASAIFTLEKGDILLTGTPAGVGPVVQGDQICAEIEGVNWLNIGIQ encoded by the coding sequence ATGCATACAGTCAGATTGCTCGATGACACCCTTTTTCAGGTCGGCAAGATTCTTTGCGTGGCTCGCAATTACCGGTCCCACGCCGATGAACTGGGTAATGAACCGCCCAATGAACCGGTATTTTTTCTGAAGCCCTCCAGCAGCATCATCGGCCCCAGAGAAAATGCCGTGATCCCGCCTTACAGCAGGCTCTGCCACCACGAAATCGAGTTGGCGGTACTCATCGGAAAATGGGGCCGCAACATACCGGAAGCGGAGGCCATGAACCATGTCGCCGGCTACGGCGTCGCCATCGATCTGACCCTGCGGGACGTACAGCAACGCCTCAAGGCGCAGGGCCTGCCATGGGACCAGGCCAAAGGGTTCGACACCTCCTGCCCCCTGTCCGATTTCGTACCGGCCGGACAGGTTCCCGACCCCCACGCCCTGCGTCTTACCCTGTCAGTCAACGGCGAAACCCGGCAGGATGGCAATACGGCGGAAATGATCTTCAAAATCCCGGCCCTGATCAGCGCCGCATCGGCCATTTTTACCCTGGAAAAAGGTGACATCCTGCTGACCGGAACGCCTGCGGGCGTCGGACCGGTGGTTCAGGGGGATCAGATCTGCGCGGAGATCGAAGGGGTGAACTGGCTGAACATCGGTATTCAGTGA
- a CDS encoding trimeric intracellular cation channel family protein gives MSLLYTLDLIGTAAFAASGALAGIRRRMDLFGVLVLGLVTAIGGGTLRDLLLGDNPPFCFRNEGYLYLSLGVALLTFVLHRHLGGFRQPLLFFDAIGLGTFVVIGTEKALHFKLGFLGAVLMGVVTATAGGIMRDVLANQIPLILRKEIYASACLAGAALLALFIRFGVARSPALLVAAVTVSALRLFAIHFNWALPRARD, from the coding sequence TTGTCCCTGCTTTATACCCTCGACCTGATCGGCACAGCGGCTTTCGCGGCTTCCGGCGCCCTGGCCGGCATTCGACGCAGAATGGATCTGTTCGGCGTCCTGGTCCTGGGGTTGGTCACCGCCATCGGAGGAGGTACCCTGAGGGATCTTCTGCTTGGCGACAATCCCCCATTCTGTTTCCGGAATGAAGGCTATCTTTACCTGAGTCTGGGGGTCGCCCTGTTAACTTTCGTTCTCCATCGGCACCTTGGCGGTTTTCGGCAGCCGCTGCTGTTTTTCGACGCCATCGGCCTGGGAACCTTCGTGGTCATCGGCACCGAAAAGGCGCTGCATTTCAAGCTGGGTTTTCTGGGCGCAGTCCTGATGGGGGTCGTCACAGCTACCGCCGGAGGCATTATGCGGGACGTTCTGGCGAACCAGATCCCACTGATATTGCGCAAGGAGATCTACGCTTCAGCATGCCTGGCCGGCGCCGCTTTGCTGGCTTTGTTCATCCGTTTCGGCGTTGCCCGATCGCCGGCCCTGCTGGTGGCCGCCGTCACGGTCAGCGCATTGCGGCTGTTTGCCATCCACTTCAACTGGGCGCTGCCACGCGCCCGGGATTGA
- a CDS encoding SLC13 family permease: MAIAMTLGILLVAVLLFATEWLPMDMVALLVLLALAISGMVSIQEALSGFANPAVITVAAMFVISAGITHTGALGKAGVLFIHLAKGSENRLTAIIMVSVALASSFINNIGATAVLMPVVIDVCRRLHISPSKMLIPLAYGSLLGGVCTLVGTPPNILMNALLQEYTGERFGLFSFTPVGLVIVTVGIGYMLLLGRRLLPVRKSGQLTEAYQVKEYITQAEILPDSPIAGQTIAGSSLERDFQLRVRAILRGREKIPAPRRNRKLRSGDILFLEGNPQGILKVIKAKGLELIPERDNPPPHRGKELMVIEASLTPNSEMAGKTLRQVRFRETYGLNVLALWRQGAPVVKKVDHVVLRFGDVLLLQGDEAGIAHLGREHGFLLLGGIEPTPYRPRQAPMALLVLAGVILLTVTESLSIALAAPLGAVAMVLSGCLNMQEAYESIDWRILLLIAGTLPLGLALQNSGAASLLAQNILHLIGHWGPMAVLAVFFLLTSLLTEIMSHAAAAVLIAPVVLHAATSLQVSPRPFFMAVAVAASSCFMTPISHQSNALVMGPGGYRFSDFARTGTLLNLLVWACASLMIPLLFPF, encoded by the coding sequence ATGGCCATTGCGATGACCTTAGGCATTCTGCTGGTGGCGGTCCTGCTGTTCGCCACCGAATGGCTGCCAATGGATATGGTCGCGCTGCTGGTCCTTCTGGCGCTGGCCATTAGCGGCATGGTCTCGATACAGGAGGCGCTCAGCGGCTTCGCCAATCCGGCGGTAATCACGGTGGCGGCCATGTTCGTCATCAGCGCCGGAATAACCCATACCGGCGCTCTGGGAAAAGCCGGCGTACTCTTCATCCATCTGGCCAAAGGCAGCGAAAACCGCCTTACCGCCATCATCATGGTCAGTGTTGCCCTGGCTTCCTCCTTTATCAACAACATCGGCGCCACCGCGGTATTGATGCCGGTCGTCATCGATGTGTGCCGCCGCCTGCATATCAGCCCTTCGAAAATGCTCATCCCCCTCGCCTACGGATCCCTGCTGGGCGGCGTCTGCACGCTGGTCGGCACCCCGCCGAACATCCTCATGAATGCCCTGCTGCAGGAATATACAGGGGAGCGCTTCGGCCTGTTTTCCTTCACCCCGGTGGGGCTCGTGATCGTTACCGTCGGTATCGGATACATGCTGCTGCTCGGCCGGCGGTTGCTGCCGGTGCGCAAATCCGGGCAACTGACCGAAGCCTACCAGGTGAAGGAATACATTACGCAGGCGGAAATCCTGCCGGACTCGCCGATCGCCGGCCAGACCATCGCCGGCAGCAGTCTGGAGCGGGACTTTCAGCTGCGGGTGCGAGCCATCCTGCGCGGCAGGGAAAAAATTCCCGCGCCGCGCCGTAACCGCAAATTGCGCAGCGGCGATATCCTGTTTCTCGAAGGCAACCCCCAGGGCATCCTCAAGGTGATAAAAGCCAAGGGATTGGAGTTGATTCCGGAACGGGATAACCCTCCGCCACATCGCGGCAAGGAATTGATGGTGATCGAAGCCTCCCTGACCCCCAACAGTGAAATGGCCGGCAAGACCTTGCGCCAGGTACGGTTCCGGGAGACCTACGGACTCAACGTCCTGGCCTTGTGGCGTCAGGGCGCGCCGGTGGTCAAAAAAGTCGATCATGTCGTGTTGCGATTTGGTGATGTGCTGCTTCTGCAGGGGGACGAGGCGGGAATCGCGCACCTGGGCCGCGAACACGGTTTTTTGCTGCTGGGCGGGATTGAACCGACACCCTATCGGCCACGGCAGGCCCCCATGGCGCTGCTGGTGCTGGCCGGGGTGATTCTGTTGACGGTGACCGAGAGCCTGTCTATCGCCCTGGCCGCCCCTTTAGGCGCGGTGGCCATGGTGCTCAGCGGCTGTCTCAATATGCAGGAAGCCTATGAGAGCATTGACTGGCGCATCCTTCTGCTGATTGCCGGCACCCTGCCACTGGGCCTGGCTCTGCAGAACAGCGGAGCCGCAAGCCTGCTGGCGCAAAACATCCTGCATCTGATCGGGCACTGGGGCCCCATGGCGGTGCTGGCGGTGTTTTTCCTGCTCACCTCGCTGCTGACCGAAATCATGAGCCATGCCGCCGCAGCGGTGCTGATTGCACCGGTGGTACTGCATGCGGCCACCTCCCTGCAGGTTTCGCCACGACCGTTTTTCATGGCCGTGGCCGTGGCCGCGTCATCCTGCTTCATGACCCCCATAAGCCATCAGTCCAACGCATTGGTGATGGGGCCGGGTGGCTACCGTTTTTCCGATTTCGCCCGCACCGGCACCCTCCTCAACCTGCTGGTATGGGCCTGCGCATCCTTGATGATTCCCCTTTTATTCCCGTTCTGA
- the thiH gene encoding 2-iminoacetate synthase ThiH gives MSFLEIFNGYDRAEVARDIAACGAADVQRALAAEHLRLGDFMALLSPAAQAYLEPLAQKAHRVTQRRFGKTIQMFAPLYVSNECSNGCLYCGFNAANKVARRTLSLDEVEAEARILRQRGFRHVQLLTGEAPRAVNVDYLEKVVRRVRPLFSAISIEVFPMDEAGYRKMVAAGVDNLTVYQETYDRQLYDRLHPFGRKKDFDWRLTTPDRGGAAGLRSIGVGALLGLSDWRTEGFFVGLHARHLARSWWRSRVNVSFPRLRPADGGFQPLAPVSDRALVQLLCALRLLMPDAGLVLSTRESAALRDSLLPLGITQLSAGSSTAPGGYGHEHDGSEQFAISDERDAEQVCAMLRASGYEPVWKDWDSAFQN, from the coding sequence ATGAGTTTTCTGGAGATTTTCAACGGTTATGACCGCGCCGAAGTGGCGCGGGATATCGCCGCCTGCGGCGCCGCCGATGTGCAGCGGGCGCTGGCGGCGGAACACCTGCGCCTCGGCGATTTCATGGCGCTGCTGTCGCCGGCGGCGCAAGCGTATCTGGAGCCGCTGGCGCAGAAGGCCCACCGGGTCACCCAGCGGCGCTTCGGCAAAACCATCCAGATGTTCGCGCCGCTGTATGTCTCCAACGAGTGCAGCAACGGCTGCCTGTACTGCGGATTCAACGCCGCCAACAAGGTGGCGCGGCGCACCCTGAGCCTCGACGAGGTCGAAGCCGAGGCGCGCATCCTGCGCCAGCGGGGTTTTCGTCACGTGCAGCTGCTGACCGGCGAGGCGCCGCGGGCCGTCAACGTCGACTATCTCGAAAAGGTGGTGCGGCGGGTGCGGCCGCTGTTTTCCGCCATCAGCATCGAGGTTTTTCCGATGGATGAAGCCGGCTACCGGAAAATGGTGGCGGCCGGGGTGGACAACCTGACCGTCTATCAGGAGACCTACGATCGCCAGCTGTACGATCGCCTGCATCCTTTCGGGCGCAAGAAGGATTTCGACTGGCGCCTGACCACGCCGGATCGCGGTGGCGCGGCGGGGCTGCGCTCCATCGGCGTCGGCGCGCTGCTGGGTCTGAGCGACTGGCGTACCGAGGGCTTTTTCGTCGGGCTGCACGCCCGGCATCTGGCCCGCAGCTGGTGGCGCAGCCGGGTCAATGTGTCGTTTCCGCGCCTGCGGCCGGCCGACGGCGGCTTCCAGCCCCTGGCGCCGGTCTCCGACCGCGCCCTGGTGCAGCTGCTGTGCGCCTTGCGCCTGCTGATGCCCGATGCCGGCCTGGTGCTGTCCACGCGCGAGAGCGCGGCCCTGCGCGACAGCCTGCTGCCGCTGGGCATCACCCAGCTCAGCGCCGGTTCCAGCACCGCGCCGGGCGGCTACGGACACGAGCATGACGGCAGCGAACAGTTCGCCATCAGCGACGAACGCGACGCCGAGCAGGTCTGCGCCATGCTGCGGGCCAGCGGCTACGAGCCGGTCTGGAAAGACTGGGACAGCGCTTTTCAGAACTGA
- the ppdK gene encoding pyruvate, phosphate dikinase: protein MAAKYVYFFGANQTEGGGQMRNLLGGKGANLAEMTAIGLPVPAGFTLTTELCTEFYRNDRRYPEGVREEVAENLQKLELAMDKRFGDPANPMLLSVRSGSRVSMPGMMDTVLNLGLNDTTVQGLIAQSGDDRFAYDSYRRFIQMYSNVVLGMDGEILEHILENMKETRGVDLDTELTGDDMKQLVALFKAKVKETLNQEFPDDPEEQLWGAINAVFGSWMNPRAVTYRKLNNIPADWGTAVNVQAMVFGNMGDDCATGVAFTRNPSTGENRFFGEFLLNAQGEDVVAGIRTPQPIDKDSSDGQLPSLEEVMPECYQQLLDIRQLLEKHYRDMQDIEFTIEKDKLYMLQTRGGKRTATAAVKIAVDMVREGLIDKKTAVLRVAPEQLDQLLHPSLDPRARKEIIATGLPASPGAASGEIVFSAEDAENAAKLGLKVILVRIETSPEDIHGMNAAQGILTARGGMTSHAAVVARGMGKCCVAGCGSIKVDYKTQQFATAAGEVFKKGDVITLDGSTGEVMKGSVDTVQPSLTGDFGKLMEWVDQFRRLRVRTNADTPNDAAVARNFGAEGIGLCRTEHMFFEGDRIMAMREMILAEDVEGRKLALSKILPMQKGDFLGLFREMKGLPVTIRLLDPPLHEFLPHTDKELEELAGVMNVAAKILKQKVEYLHEFNPMLGHRGCRLGVTFPEIYDMQVQAIMEAACELVSEEGFEIVPEIMIPLVGHVAELKLLRPRVIRVADEVIARYGVQVKYLIGTMIELPRAALTADEIAREAEFFSFGTNDLTQTAFGLSRDDAGKFLPFYVSRDILPQDPFVVLDQDGVGQLVRIGCEKGRKTRPGIKLGICGEHGGEPSSVIFCHNAGLDYVSCSPYRVPIARLAAAHAALLEERG from the coding sequence ATGGCTGCAAAGTACGTTTATTTCTTCGGCGCCAACCAGACCGAGGGCGGAGGCCAGATGCGCAACCTGCTTGGCGGCAAAGGCGCCAATCTCGCCGAGATGACGGCTATCGGTCTGCCGGTGCCCGCAGGTTTCACGCTTACCACCGAGCTTTGCACTGAATTTTATCGCAACGACCGCCGCTATCCCGAAGGGGTACGCGAGGAGGTTGCCGAAAATCTTCAAAAACTGGAACTGGCCATGGACAAGCGCTTTGGAGACCCGGCCAACCCTATGCTGCTGTCGGTGCGCTCCGGCAGTCGGGTGTCCATGCCCGGCATGATGGATACGGTTCTCAACCTGGGGCTCAACGATACCACTGTCCAGGGTCTGATCGCGCAGAGCGGCGACGATCGCTTCGCCTACGACTCCTATCGGCGTTTCATTCAGATGTACTCCAACGTCGTGCTTGGCATGGACGGCGAGATTCTCGAGCACATTCTGGAGAACATGAAGGAGACCCGCGGCGTCGATCTCGATACCGAGCTGACCGGCGACGACATGAAGCAGCTGGTTGCGCTGTTCAAGGCCAAGGTCAAGGAAACTCTGAACCAGGAATTTCCCGACGATCCCGAAGAGCAGCTCTGGGGCGCCATCAATGCGGTGTTCGGATCCTGGATGAATCCTCGCGCCGTCACCTATCGCAAACTCAACAACATCCCCGCCGACTGGGGCACCGCTGTCAATGTCCAGGCCATGGTGTTCGGCAACATGGGCGATGACTGCGCCACCGGAGTCGCTTTCACCCGCAACCCGTCCACCGGCGAAAACCGCTTTTTCGGTGAGTTTCTGCTCAATGCCCAGGGCGAGGACGTGGTTGCCGGCATCCGTACCCCGCAGCCCATCGACAAGGACAGCAGCGACGGTCAGCTGCCGTCCCTCGAGGAAGTCATGCCGGAATGCTATCAGCAGCTGCTGGACATTCGCCAGTTGCTGGAAAAGCATTATCGCGACATGCAGGACATCGAGTTTACCATCGAAAAAGACAAGCTCTACATGCTGCAGACTCGCGGGGGCAAGCGCACCGCCACAGCGGCGGTGAAGATTGCCGTGGACATGGTCAGGGAAGGTCTCATCGACAAGAAAACCGCCGTGCTGCGGGTCGCTCCGGAGCAACTCGACCAGCTGCTGCATCCGTCCCTCGATCCCAGGGCGCGCAAGGAAATCATCGCCACCGGTCTTCCCGCTTCCCCGGGCGCCGCCAGTGGCGAAATCGTATTTTCCGCCGAGGATGCCGAAAATGCCGCCAAACTCGGCCTTAAAGTCATCCTGGTGCGGATCGAAACCAGCCCCGAGGATATCCATGGCATGAACGCCGCCCAGGGCATTCTGACCGCTCGCGGCGGCATGACCTCCCACGCTGCCGTGGTGGCGCGCGGCATGGGCAAGTGCTGTGTGGCCGGCTGCGGCTCCATCAAGGTCGACTACAAGACCCAGCAGTTTGCCACCGCTGCCGGCGAAGTCTTTAAAAAGGGCGACGTCATTACCCTCGATGGCTCCACCGGGGAAGTGATGAAGGGTTCCGTCGATACGGTGCAGCCTTCGCTGACCGGTGATTTCGGCAAGCTCATGGAGTGGGTCGATCAGTTCCGGCGACTGCGTGTGCGTACCAACGCCGATACCCCCAACGATGCCGCCGTGGCCCGCAATTTCGGCGCCGAGGGGATCGGGCTTTGTCGCACCGAGCACATGTTTTTCGAGGGCGACCGCATCATGGCGATGCGCGAAATGATCCTAGCCGAGGACGTCGAGGGACGCAAGCTGGCGCTGAGCAAGATTCTGCCCATGCAGAAAGGCGATTTCCTCGGGCTGTTCCGCGAAATGAAGGGGCTGCCGGTTACCATCCGCCTGCTCGATCCGCCGCTGCACGAGTTTTTGCCCCATACCGACAAGGAGCTTGAAGAACTTGCCGGCGTGATGAACGTTGCGGCCAAGATTCTCAAGCAGAAGGTCGAATATCTGCACGAATTCAATCCGATGCTCGGCCACCGCGGTTGCCGCCTGGGCGTGACCTTTCCCGAAATCTATGACATGCAGGTGCAGGCGATCATGGAGGCGGCCTGCGAGTTGGTGTCCGAGGAAGGTTTTGAAATTGTGCCCGAGATCATGATTCCGCTGGTCGGTCATGTCGCGGAACTCAAGCTTCTGCGGCCCCGCGTCATCCGGGTCGCCGACGAGGTGATCGCCCGCTATGGCGTGCAGGTCAAATACCTGATCGGCACCATGATCGAGTTGCCGCGTGCCGCGCTTACCGCCGACGAAATCGCCCGCGAGGCCGAATTTTTCTCCTTCGGCACCAATGACCTTACGCAGACCGCCTTCGGCCTGTCTCGCGATGATGCCGGCAAGTTCCTGCCGTTTTACGTGTCGCGCGACATTCTGCCGCAGGATCCCTTTGTGGTTCTCGACCAGGATGGCGTCGGGCAACTGGTTCGCATCGGCTGCGAGAAGGGGCGCAAGACCCGCCCCGGCATCAAACTCGGCATCTGCGGCGAGCACGGCGGCGAACCTTCCAGTGTGATCTTTTGCCACAATGCCGGCCTCGATTACGTTTCCTGCTCCCCCTATCGGGTCCCCATCGCCCGTCTCGCGGCAGCCCATGCGGCGTTGCTTGAGGAGCGGGGATAG
- the thiE gene encoding thiamine phosphate synthase, whose product MDTGAFRLYLITDRKTVPQGRTLLQCVEQALCGGVRAVQLRDKDLPADELYRCGLALRSLTARFGARLLVNDRIDVALATGADGVHLGEHSLPTAEARRLLGQNAIIGRSVHHPEAIHPAAQEGADFVTFSPIYFTPSKAPFGAPQGLEALRCACACSPLPVLALGGIQQGRIREVRAAGAAGVALISAILAAANPEAATRALLAEMDEPLA is encoded by the coding sequence ATGGATACAGGTGCGTTCCGCCTTTATCTGATCACCGATCGCAAAACCGTGCCGCAAGGACGCACCCTGCTTCAATGCGTGGAACAGGCCCTGTGCGGAGGTGTGCGCGCCGTCCAGTTGCGGGACAAGGATCTGCCCGCCGACGAGCTTTATCGCTGCGGTTTGGCATTACGCTCCCTGACCGCACGATTCGGCGCCAGACTGCTGGTCAACGACCGCATCGACGTGGCCCTGGCGACCGGTGCCGACGGGGTGCATCTTGGCGAGCATTCCCTGCCCACCGCCGAAGCCCGCCGTCTGCTCGGCCAGAACGCCATCATCGGCCGCTCCGTTCACCACCCTGAGGCAATCCACCCAGCCGCTCAAGAGGGAGCCGATTTCGTCACCTTCAGCCCGATCTACTTCACCCCTTCCAAAGCGCCCTTCGGTGCGCCCCAGGGCCTGGAGGCACTGCGGTGCGCCTGCGCCTGCAGTCCGCTGCCGGTACTGGCGCTGGGTGGCATCCAGCAGGGTCGCATCCGGGAGGTGCGTGCCGCCGGGGCGGCAGGCGTGGCGCTCATTTCGGCGATTCTGGCCGCCGCCAACCCCGAAGCCGCAACACGGGCCCTGCTGGCCGAAATGGATGAACCTTTGGCTTAA